AATGAGGAGACATTCCCACAGGGACTTCCCGTTAGAATGAAATAGCataacacaaaaaatgtatttataatttattttccaaaactataaAGCGAGTaaggaaaaagggaaaaaacgAGTACATAAGCTGTAATAATGGAGGGTAGAAAATCATAAGATGAGTTTCGAATGTTTGATAATCGAAAATACAGAGAATGGAATAAGTGAACATATTAGAAATGTAGCACATAGAAAACGATTATGACGGTTTCacaatcaaacaaaaaaaatccatttacTCCTCTTATAATCAACATTAATCTTTAACAACAATTGCTAATGATTCGGTGCAGTGGATGGACGTTTTGGATGATTGGACGTAGTTGCACGAGTTGGGAGTTTTGTAGAAGATGGTGCCGTTCGTGGCCGTGTATCGGTTTCCTTATTCAGTTTGGTGGTGACTGAAAGCTTTTAAAGAGtttagtaacttttttttattcagaaaaaagtgaactaTTTCATCAAATCTCAGTAAAATAGTTCCTAGAACCTACGGTtcaagttttggcaaaatgtcaatttttcaaaaaattcagattatttagattttttgaatataatttgtagaaaacaactttttggtcAACCTCAAAGTTATTAATATCAAACAgagcaattttcattttttttgaccagacaaagttttaaaaagtatgtACTTTAATATGATGTCTGATCATTTTAATTCGTATTTCAAACAAGCTCAGaacttataaaaattttgagaaatgaaaaatgaaacttacatcgtgtttctttttcattgGAGCTGACTTCGGATCAGTTAATTTCTTAATCCAATCCTCGCCTTGTTGCTCGCCAACAGTTTTAGCTGGAGATGGACGGGGAGGTTTTGCGAGACGTTCCTTTTTTTTATCTCTTGGAACACGTGGTCCATCTTGTTCCCGCTCTTcatgtttcttcttcttctcatcaaGAAACTTTTGTTTGCGAATCATATTTCGTTCTTTTCTTTTTGCGTCCTGCTTCTCCCAccgttctttttctttttctgtcaTAGGTTTTTCCTTCTTCAAATCCTTCTTCGACGTGGTTGCAGACGTTGAAGCCATCGGAACGCTGGGCTTCATAAGGATATCCAGAACATTCTTatgcttttcaaatttatcaacTTTATCACGCTTCTCAGCTCTCTTTTCGTCACGTCTCTGTCTGCGAGCATCGTAATCTCTCCGCTTTCCAGTTTCTTTTTCGAAGAAATACTTGACAAGTGGTGTTTccattttatcgatttctataataataataatgatgttttaatattttaagaaaaatcaaatactaACGAGTTCTAGCATCATCAGGCTGATTAAGTTTCCGAATTTGTTGTTCCAGAGTCAGAATTGGAATAGCTCTTTCTTCTTCAAGCTTCTTACAGAAATCCAAATAGTATTTATCAGTGAGAATAGCTCCAACACGTGTATCTTCCTTCATTCGATTACGATCACATTTTGCAAAGTTCTGATTGGAAGCAGCTTCAACAACTGCAGCAGAATCATTTCCACGAGAATCGACAAAAATGTATCCATCGAATCGCCGTTCAAATTCCATCATTGAATCACAgtattcggaaaaatttacTGTAAGCGTTGCATAAGCACATCGGTCgaacctgaaaaaatgtttatgacTTTAGAAgcaaaacatcaaatttttagaacacaCGAAAAGTTAGCAGGATGAAAATAGGTTCCAATGACTTCTTCTGGTAGTGGACTAATCTGTTCAAGAACTTCATGCTCCGTCATGTATTTTGGAAGACGACGCAACACGACTTTCACATGACCGTCTTTTGAATCggtcattctgaaaataataaataaaataataaaaataataaaaattactacatttttaaaagaatcaAGAATTAATTTAACGGGTGCAGACCGGatgaataaaacaaataagcagttgtaaaataaataaaaaatatttattactaTTTTATAGAGAAACAGATTGtgagttcttcttttttaaatgagCAAATTTTTTACGGAATCGACCGATTTCCGATTCGTTCATAACAacgtcaaaaattaaataatttccatCGATGGTGGGCTCAATGACCACTAATTCGTTATGATAAAGCCATTCAATTACTGGTGATCGAGCATCCAGACGAAGTCGAATCGTTTTGCACTTTGTAACCATTGTAACTTTATCGTTGATAACATCAATGAGTTCATGCATACCATCACCTGTTTTACACGAAATTCGTACGGAATTGTTTGATTCGGAAGTGGGAAATGCAGATTCTTTGTCGAtctgaacaataaaaattaggaaaaggaagaaaacttttctaaatatCACCTTGTTATCAACAGAAATTATCCTTTCGTTGAGTACATAATCTGTAACTCCAATGGATTTAAGTGTTGCCAGAACATCTTCTTCTTGTGCTTTCCAGTCCGGATTGGAAATGTCTCGAAGGTGGATTATCACAtcctacaaaaaataaatatcacgATTTTTATaacgaatttgaatttcgaaaacgaattaaaactttttgttcaATGACTCATGACTCACCGCAGATTTCACATGAGCCAGCGTAGCTTCGAATGCCGCAATCAAATGCATTGGCAAATCGCTCAAAAATCCGATTGTATCAGTAAACACAGCTGATCGACCAGAAGGTAACTTTGCCAAGTGGCGTGTGGTGTCCAATGTGGCAAACAACTGATCCTTCGGCGTCAGGGATGCGGCTCCAGTCAGTTTTTTCACTAAACTAGTTTTTCCAGAATTCGTGTATCCGACAACTGCAACAACGGCGTCTGATGAATTTCTCACACCGAGTTGTCCAACATTTTTCCGAGTCACATCTTTTAGCTCTTTACGTAGGTCTTGCTCTCGTTTTCGAAGAATTTCATTCAGATCGCCATCGATATCGGAATAGTGTGAGTCAATGTGTAGAATATCCGGACGTGAATGCAATCGTTTCGATGAAAGAGCATGAATTCGATGTTTGATGTACGGAATTTCGGCAATAGCAATCTGAATCCGAGCttcttcagtttttgcaaattgtttgaaagttGCCAAAACAATGTTGTATCGATCAAAAATAGGAACTTCGAAAATTCGGTAGAGTTCTTGTTGCTGCGATGGGCTCAATGCATCAACATTCACCATTAATGCAGTGGCACGTGCAGCTTCTCGTCGAGCAATcaacttttctaaatttccagaCGCCCAAACAGCTTTCCTTTTTGTATTGTAGTCGACTGGCATGATAAGACTGCTGAAATTAGATGAGTTATATCAATTAATATCATTCCAAAACCTACTCAACAGCATTCATATTTGGAAGATTATCGACAAGTGCAACAGCTTCTTCAAGTTGTCGATCTGCTTGTTTCAATACTGAAGCTGATCCAGATCCCCATCGAACCTTTGGATGCACAACTAACACTGACCACCTATCATTTGCAAATGCAGAAGGAGCTGCCACTTCAGAACTGAGagatcaataaaattttggaaatatagaaaattctGCTCACCTACCAATACTCAGATTACGAAATGACAAAACTGTCTGCCTTGATAATCGTAGAATaaacattctgaaataatatttgagAAGCTGCTTTCATATTTCTAACAAAGTAAAAATCTATACACGGAATATATTACCAAATATAATCAGATTAAGCGTATTTTAAGACGATTGAAACTTCATCAGAAGGGGTTCGaactgaaaaaccaaaaattgaaattctaatgGGTACGAAAAGCGGGAAAATAAGTTTCAAGACTAACTCTTCCATAAAACAATATTTGTAATCGGCTGGGATATGCCTAAAACTCAAGTTACAGGAATACAATTGATATGGTTGGGAGAACCTATTGAACggacaaaaaaaatgggaacaTGATATAGGATCATAGGATATACATAAAAAAAGTAACACAGCTGAATTATagaatggaaaaatgttttgaatgaCTTGTGGACATACCcggaaaataataaataagaTTAATTATATGAAAACGAAATAATAAATTCTATTTTGGACCATGAATTCTatctaacattttttctgcttttgaTAGATCGAGTGAACTTAAACGAGTCTTTTTGGCGTCTGGAGATCGGGCGACACTTCTCTGCGAAGTAGCATCTGAAGTTTCATTGTCTGAACTAGCACAGGAGCTACTTTCTGGATCAGTTGAGTGGCTGGATGAAGTTGGTGACAGTTTCTGAAAGATCAGTACTGTTTAGACATATTGAGTACGTGTAACATACCGGTTTAGCACTCAATAAAGCTCCTTTTCTCGGAGCAAAGGATTGACCTTTTGGATGATTGTTCACTGGAATATTATTATGGGAATACTCTTCCGAGTTTGCAGGCGACAATGAGGGCAAATTTGCTGATCTACGCGACTTTGATATCTTTTCTTGCAAATCATCATGAAATTGTTGGTACGTTGTATCGCAATTGACCAGAAGTGATGATACTGAAGCTACTATTATCGTGTTGTGAGTTTtcgttatttaaaaaagtggtgaatcattagaagaaaagaaaacaaaagaaagtGGTACCGCAGGTTCCCATTTCGGGGCAATCGACTTTTCTGGGAGGAAAATTCCATCAATTATTGTAAATCACCACGATATGgtacactctgacaccacttgcaaaattaaacaaatactTACACCGCGCAAGGTGCCCAACAGGATTGAGAAAATGAGTGGAATCTTTACGATCGTCTCCGTCACACAACTCTTGATCTGCttgtgatttctgaaaatagaaataaaaacattttaaagatgATTTTTCATTACCGTATAACTTGATTTGTATGGTTTTGATTGCATAGCCGATGACTCTTTGGGATGCGAACTACTTCCATACCGACTATCAGGTTTTGACGAGGATGAATGCTTTTTGGGGATTTTGAATTCACGTCTTGCCACATCATCATGCTTTCGCTTCGCCGAACTGGGTGATCCAATCGGTTGTTTTCTTGGATCCTTTGGCTTGTCACTTCCACCCACTTGCGTTGTCCGAATGATGACAGGAATTTCAGATGTCTGCTGCTCATTCGATTTCTGATGAAAAGATGGCTGCTTCtgtttttccttttctctTGCATGATATTTGTTGTTGTCAGCTTCTAATGCCCGCCGATGCTCTttatcttttctttttctctccttCTCCGCATCTCGTTCTCGTTTCTCGGGAGCATTGGATCGAGACGACGTGGATGATATAGATTCTCTATCGCTCTGAACATTTGTACTGTGATGTGCCTCGGAATAGCGACGGTGTCGTGTGATAGTGGGGTGAGAAGTGACATCGGATTCATGCTTGTCTTTTCGCTTCTCTCGGTCTCGGTCTCGATCCGTTCTTTTCTACAaagcaacaacaaaaaatcaagcaGGACAGACAGAAACAAAGGGAATGAGAGGATTGTAATACTTAGAAACATGCACAAAACACAATAAATACCTCGTGATCTCGTTCTCTTTCCTTTTCCGTATCTCGATGACGTTTCTGTTCCTCTACCGGACGACTTTGTTGGGGAGAACTTCCATACCTTAAGCTTCTAGACTGCGATCTGAACAACACTGATTATCAATTTAAATGATTGAAATCCACACACCTTCCTCCTGATCTTCTAATTATTCGTTCTCTATCTTCTAGTTTTGGTTCAAAAGGCACTGGTGCTGCTTTTTTCGGTATAGCATTGTCTGGCTTCATTGGTTGTACAGGTTGCCCGACTCTACCTGGCGTTGTGCCAGGTTGCATTCGGAAAGAGAGATCCTTTGGTATTGGGCTGAGCAGTGGCTCAGGAACGCCAGAATAGACTATACGATTGCTTGCCTCAATTTCTCCATCTTCAACCAATCCTTCCTGCAAAATCAAAAGCATTAATAAAATTCTGATTCATGATATTAACATTATCCAACCTCTGTTTCTACCACAACTTCCTCTTGAACTATTATCGAAGCATTCGTCAAGTGAGGTTCtctattttctaaaacttctcCAAAAAACTCATTAAATGGTTGATCATCCTGTTGATCCTGCATCATCTCTCGTTCCGGATCATAGTCGAGAGCACGAATAAATTCTGCATTAATGCCCTCTAGGCTGAACTCGGTGTTGaaatcaatctgaaaatgtgaattatTTAATAGCAAAATGAATACTACTTACATCGGCGATTCCTTCATGTTCATTGATGTAACCAACCAATGGATTCAGAGCATTTTCTACCTTTGCATTCAGATTCTGaggattattgatttttcgacgaGACGTTTTCTGTGAATCCTCCTCAAACTGATGTTGCAAATCTCCAGAGGTTATTTGTGACCCTTGGGAATTGACTGGCTCATCTGGTACGTTATCTTTCTGGATTGCTGGTGATGCTTGATGAAGTTGTTGATGGATGACAGGTACACTAGATGTTGGAGCAGGAGCAACAGACAAAACATTAACTCTAGGCAAAAATTGTTGCTCTTCTCTATATCGGGCATCCGCATTCTGATTAACACGTTGCAACTCCATATGCGCAATAGCCTGTGGGGCGCGAATTGTCGAGTATTGTTGGGATTGTTTATGTCGCGAATATGCCGATCTTCCATATAACTGCTGATGGGATGTACTTCTGCCAGAACTTGCAGGAGTCGACGTAATAGTTATAAATCGGTTGGTGAGTCTGCGTAGATCCTCTCCAAATTCGACCATGCTTTTATTCACACCAAAACGTCCGtctctattaaaaattgtgataatATCCTCCAGAGTATGATCATGCAATCGATCATTCAACACTACAATCGGCCTATTATTGTGATCGAATCGAGAAAGAGATTCGCCGAGAAATGGGGACTCCTGTTCCATCGCATCAGCTGCTTGGTTCATCTgagataatatttttcattttacaagAATTCAAGTGCTGTAAAAATGATAACGTACCCCATTTCTTCTGAGATATCCATAAATAAGAGAATCAATCCTTTCATGTGTGACTGGATTCTCAAAAATCTGTGGATTCTGATGTTGCTGGGGACGTCCCCTTCCTCCTACAGGTTTTTGTCCTTGATCATTAGCCTGCATCGGTGAAAACCcgtgttttctgaaaattcgaatctcgaagaactgcaaaaattaatcAGAAGGTATAAAATCGTGGACTGCAGAAcgagttggaaaaaaatcaatcgaaatttcaaacctgataaaaaataacaatgtaTTACCGGAGTAAGAAAAAGAAAGCTCTAAAACGAACAGATAAAcatgaataataataataattaaaaactctaaaactactgaaaaacaaaaaagaagtgAATATACTGAACTGTcctataaaaaaaaagttagacaaaatatacaaaaatgcTAATGTCTAAAATCCTGGTGGATACCAGTCGACTTCTTGAGTGATGGTACGCTTCTCGTAAGCTTCAACTTGATCATCTTCTTTGAATCGAATATTTTTATCAGACAACGCGAGACCGACTTCTGTGTTCGTTTTTGCATTCGTCACCACTTCCATTCCAGCTTTCATAGTTTCGACTTCTCCTTCGTAAACGACTTGATTGCCTCGAGTGAACTTATAAATGCAATGTCTGaaataattgcatttttcttgtgaaaaaaagCAGATTCAAGTACCTATCAAAGTTTCCCCAATTCACAAGGGTTCCTGCAATAGGTTGCCGCTTTCTTCCACGATCCGAAATGACAAATTCTTTGAGCACGTGTCCTTCTCCAACTAAATGGAGTTCAGTTAGCTTTGGAATACGAGCAGAAAGTTCTCCTTTCAGCGATTCAATCATGCGATAAATGACATTGAATGAATCGATTTGAATACCAGCAGCATCGGCACGTTGTTTGAGTTTTGCAGATGTTTCTACGTTGAATGTGTATATTGTGGCATCCGTCTCTTTTGCCAATTCAATGTCTTTTTCAGTCGGCGGTCCCACTTCGAAATCAACCAATTGTAGCTTGCATTGCTCGCTTTTATATgtgctcaaaatttccagaatcgCCTCGAGTGTGCCTTCTACGTCTGTTCGGATCTGAAATAAGAACATAtttatttgatgaaaaatttttaaaaagatttcaaagaggcgcatttatgcggaatggtctcgccacgcgcggCGAactattaaaacaatttggtgtgtgcgcctttaagattaCTGTGCTAATTTTGCACTTTGCACgcttcatcgattttttttccatatttcatACAAACACATTTATTATACGTAATAAGCATAAATTGAATACAATAAATGCATAAAATTGGGAAAGGAACAACCAAAAGCGAACAAAACGATTCACCAGCAAAAttattacagtaatcttaaaaGCGCACACACCAAATTGCACACATTAATTATTAAGAAACCATCAGTCcatgagaatgcctatttTCCGGCGCGAAAATAGCGGCAGAATAGAGAACATGCCGCGACGAGAGATTTAGGTgcttcgctacgagatattcccGCGCCAAAActgtaggcattctcatgatctcatggttTCTTAATATGTTTTTTGTCTTAATCAGTATGAAGTGCGTTTCGAGACTATAGAAATCgtagaagttgaaaaaatacacaaaaaattaaatatgttATCACTCAACAATACTGGTCTTCAATTGATTATTCAATACTCCATTTAAATTCATGTATTTAACAAGGTCGCGTGGAATCATGCGTTGAAAGCCAcgtttcccgaatttttttaatgcgtACATTTTACGTGATTTTAGAATATATTAAACACCCGAAATTGTAAACTATATTAAATAAGAAATccaattgcaattttaaactaatatttttttttctaatagcTTTTCTCTCAGACAATTCAACAACTCACTATAAGCCTAAATTTTGGAGATCCGTCAGCTACATCTTTCTCAATTCGTTGCTTTTTATGAACAATATTACGAAGAGTCGATCCGAATCGTTGTCCTCTGTCGAGAAGCTGCTGTCGATTGCTCAGATATGTCTCACGAGCTTTGTCTCTCTGATCTTTTGTGTCTTCCCAATCACGATCAGCCTTCTCGCGCATCATATTATCAATTCTCAAGTTTACAGCTTTCTGTGCACGATCTACAGTTTCCGCTTCGAGAACGAGGTCACCAGGAGTTGGAAGATCGTCTTTCCATCCTGAAACGCGAACTGGTTGTGATGGTGTCGCGacttgaacaatttttccattttcatcatGCATTGTCTTGACACGACACCACGAGCTTCCTGCCACTAGTACACATCCCTTTTTGAGTGTTCCTCGAGAAACAACTAATGTGCaaacttttccaattccaTGTACAACTGATGATTCAATGATAACTGCTTccacttttccttttttcgttGCTTTTAAATCCATGACATCTGcttgaagaagaagagcatCTTGTAAAGATGGTAGATTTCTAGATTGTAATGCAGAAACCTCAACACATTGAACATCTCCACCGAGCTGCTCAACAACGACATCATGTTCCAACAATGATCGCATTGCTCTCATTGGATCTGCGTTTGGCTTGTCAATTTTATTTACAGCCACCACCAGTTGAACATTCGCgtcttttgcaaattttatcgattgtGCAGTCTGTTCTTTGACTCCATCATCGGCAGCAACAACGAGAACAACAATATCAGCTCCTTTCGCACCACGGGCTCTCATTGATGCGAATGCGGCATGACCCGGTGTATCCAAAAATGTGACTCTTCTTCCTTTTGTTAATTCGACAGAGAATGCGCCAATATGTTGTGTGATTCCACCGAATTCTCCTGCAGCGATTTGAGAATTACGCATTGCATCCAAAAGTGTGGTTTTTCCATGATCAACATGTCCCATGATAGTTACAATCGGTGGGCGACGTTCTAGATCTTTTGGAGAAGCTTCTAGTTGTGGATGGAGGTCTGCATcctctttttcagtttttttcggaGGGCCATTCACGAAACGAGGTTTGAAAGAGAATGCAGCGGTTGTCTAAAATAATTATGATTAGAGTTTGATCCAAAATagtgtaaaatttaaaaatctttcgGAAGTTTACTGCAAAAATACCTGCAAAATCGAAACATCGTCAAGTGGAGAATCAGAAATGATTGCATCAACATTCCGGCGGTCGAGGCTTTCCAAAAACTCGGTAATTTCACTCAAATCTACGGAAAGTGCCGCGGCGAGCTCTCTGAAAAGTAcagaaattgttgttttttcttccaaatagTGCGAGAGGATAAAGACTGCAGACAAAGATGAGAATGAAGTTGCTGACCCATATTTGACGGCGCGATATAAGAAGGATACAATCTATTTATAAGCCATCGTGTGTAGAGACATTCCCGGAAAAATCTTCACAAGAGTTatatattggaaaatttataagTTAAACCAAAAGTAGCTTTTTTAAGTTGCAATAACTTTCctctaataaaaaatgataagagAAATTTCGTTGAAATTGAGACCgcagaacatttttcagttgcgTTTTATTTTGCgaggaaaatattatttattgcGGCCGCATTCGACTATACATTTCGAGTTTCCTTACGAAGGATTCATTTGCTTCCAAACATCGACAGTTTGTTTTGTACTTTTCGTACTCTTCACGACGGCGGCTTCCACAAACTTTCGCCTTCCACGTTTTCCTTCAGATGCGAATTGTTGAGTTTGAATTCGCCAGAATGTTGTTGTGGTCTgaactgcaattttttcacatttctaaCTATGTTCTACCCAATATTCATCCATTAACCTTGCGAACATCGTAAAAGTTGGCGGCTAGTCGCTGTTCGCAACAACTGTAGAATCATCGTTTTGGACATTCTGAtagtttcatttcaatttccaatcgATTCCAAGAATCTTCTTGAAGAACtcattgtttgaaaagttatttctCAACTCCCACAAAGTACAACCTGACGAATATCTACATTTCATTGGCACTGCCTAAATCATTTTACCATGAGAAAGCTTTATTCAGGTTAACAACGTACGAACTAAACTGACCGATTTGTACCGGGCTGTCAGAAACATACATGGGAACAGTGGATCATCGTGAAAAGGGGTCATTTAAAGGGGATATGTTAAAGTTGGGAAGGGGGCGTAGTGAATGTACTTGATCCAACTGTTCCAgattctcattaaaaaaagcaTGAAAGGAGATGAGAGAAAGTTGGAAGGGGAAACTTACTTTGAAACAAGAGTACAAAAAACAACGTGCAATATTTCCCAGCATACACTAGGAAACATGGCGAGGAAAACGGAAAACAACAACAATCTAATGATTGATAGGTTGATTAATAGAAAAGATGAAGCAGTCAAAGGACCACTACTggaatcatttgaaaattacagcCGAAAAGAGAAAGATTATAATAAAGATTGTCAAAACACGAAGGATAATCAAACAAAACTAGGGAACTATTGATTGATATCCGAATGTACTATGTATAACGAATAGGTAATTGAAATTGTTCGTGCGAGCTGAGATGAGGTAGTTATGTCAAATTACATGAGAGCGTTGAGGTCATCCTCGTTGAGTTCAGATAGCTCTGGAAGGTCTTCGGCGATAACCTGAAAAGCTAATTACAGGCAAAATCTCAAAGAATATTACTTACTCCTTCAACAGTATTACTTTTGCTCTCAAGGACGAGTTTAGAGAAACGCTCCTCACTCTCTCCTTCATCGTCGCTGCTGCAAGTGATTTCGTTTTCTTCAAGGATCGATTCAAGCATCCACAGGAAGTGATCATTTCCGAAGATCGGAACTAGATTTTCCTCGGTATCCCAAATTGAAGCATCCGGAAGGTGCTGTAAgaatattcttttttgaaatcaagtttaaattttacaaaggACTTACACTCAATGGCTTATGTTCGAGAATATGCTTTTGAAGAGCGAGAGGGTTTTCGAACTCAGTCTTCTGACAAACCCAGCAATCTGCATGATAGTTCTGCTTACGAATGTAATTGATCAAGCGAAGACGTTGGTAACTGTTCAACTTGTCATCGCTAACATTCTTCAAAAGATCAAATTCGTGAGTAGTCTTCATGTGTTCGAGGAGCGATTGAGCGTTGTCTTCGCTAGCATCACAGAGAAGGCAGACAACGCGAGTTTCATCGGCATCGAGATTGTCTTCCTGCCATTCACACCACtcattgctgaaaaaaaaaaatcataaaacaacATTTATGGAAACTAAAAATCTCactcttcctcttcttcgtcAGAATCTTGGAACGTGGGCATGGTATCTTCGAAGTCCTCGGCGAGCACGTCGAGCCATCGTTTGCCGAGTTCAAGGTAGTTGATGATGTAAAACTTGTCGTAGTAATGATTCTTTGGATTGACCTCGCGATGGTTTCTCTTACGCATATGATCCATGAGAGTGTTACGATCTGGGAAGATTTTTTCGCAGTAGATACATTCATTGCGGTGAAGCTTCTCCTTCAAATGCTCGATATACTCGGTAACGAATACCAAGTTGTCAGGAGATCCAAGGTTGAGATGGTGAATCATATATAAATGATGGATGATTTTCGAGCGATTTCCACGAGCATTGTAGCGACAGAAGATACATTGGAGCTGGAAGGAAGTATCTTCACGCTCACGTTGTTGACATTGCAATGCTTCTTCAAGTCGGCGCATAGCAAGTCGTTGTCGGAGTGAACGATCTTCAGCAACATTTTCCGACATCAGATAGTAGTAGTCGGTCTCTCCGAAGTAGGAATCGCCTTCGCTTGGCTCAATTCTTGGGAAGATCTTATCAATGCTCTCTTTTGCGAAGCGTTGACGCCAATGTTCGATGTAACGTTTCGGGTCAACAATCAAATTCATCTCAGAGACAACTATTTTGTGCTCCTTGAGAAGATGATCAGCAAACCCAGAAATTTGCTCAGGCAGGTCGAAGAATTCCAAACAGCTTACACACATAGTCGGACCTCCCCAGCGTGGAGAATATCCAACAACTGGAACAGTTCCAGACAGAGTGCGAATGCGTCCGCGAGCAACAGTCAAGCTCATCTTTTCTGGCTTCTTTGGTCGTGAATCCTCATCATCAGAATCCGAGAATGGCTCATCAAGCTCgtctgcaatttttgaaaataaaactagaTCATggatattaaaaaatcatacattCGTCACTATAATCGAGTCCTTCTCCATTGCTGGCTTGTGACATAGTTCTTGTGGAGTCGCGCGCATTCCTCTTGGCAGATTGAGCTGTAAAATACAAGTTAAATATTGCCAAcgttaaaaaactcacaattggAGCTTCTTGTTCTTTTGTGATCATCGCCAGGCGATTTGGACTTGACGTTGATACCACCTTGACTGAAGCT
This is a stretch of genomic DNA from Caenorhabditis elegans chromosome V. It encodes these proteins:
- the F46B6.6 gene encoding Tr-type G domain-containing protein (Partially confirmed by transcript evidence), translated to MSKTMILQLLRTATSRQLLRCSQVQTTTTFWRIQTQQFASEGKRGRRKFVEAAVVKSTKSTKQTVDVWKQMNPSELAAALSVDLSEITEFLESLDRRNVDAIISDSPLDDVSILQTTAAFSFKPRFVNGPPKKTEKEDADLHPQLEASPKDLERRPPIVTIMGHVDHGKTTLLDAMRNSQIAAGEFGGITQHIGAFSVELTKGRRVTFLDTPGHAAFASMRARGAKGADIVVLVVAADDGVKEQTAQSIKFAKDANVQLVVAVNKIDKPNADPMRAMRSLLEHDVVVEQLGGDVQCVEVSALQSRNLPSLQDALLLQADVMDLKATKKGKVEAVIIESSVVHGIGKVCTLVVSRGTLKKGCVLVAGSSWCRVKTMHDENGKIVQVATPSQPVRVSGWKDDLPTPGDLVLEAETVDRAQKAVNLRIDNMMREKADRDWEDTKDQRDKARETYLSNRQQLLDRGQRFGSTLRNIVHKKQRIEKDVADGSPKFRLIIRTDVEGTLEAILEILSTYKSEQCKLQLVDFEVGPPTEKDIELAKETDATIYTFNVETSAKLKQRADAAGIQIDSFNVIYRMIESLKGELSARIPKLTELHLVGEGHVLKEFVISDRGRKRQPIAGTLVNWGNFDRHCIYKFTRGNQVVYEGEVETMKAGMEVVTNAKTNTEVGLALSDKNIRFKEDDQVEAYEKRTITQEVDWYPPGF
- the ztf-7 gene encoding Zinc finger protein ztf-7 (Confirmed by transcript evidence); protein product: MSTSGSGGGNTPDLSKENVASSPNANPKKNADTESSGGSKNNRQRRRSNTKGDGSNSRNGSRTNSVSNSKNQSNRKDWTDRKSFSQGGINVKSKSPGDDHKRTRSSNSQSAKRNARDSTRTMSQASNGEGLDYSDEYELDEPFSDSDDEDSRPKKPEKMSLTVARGRIRTLSGTVPVVGYSPRWGGPTMCVSCLEFFDLPEQISGFADHLLKEHKIVVSEMNLIVDPKRYIEHWRQRFAKESIDKIFPRIEPSEGDSYFGETDYYYLMSENVAEDRSLRQRLAMRRLEEALQCQQREREDTSFQLQCIFCRYNARGNRSKIIHHLYMIHHLNLGSPDNLVFVTEYIEHLKEKLHRNECIYCEKIFPDRNTLMDHMRKRNHREVNPKNHYYDKFYIINYLELGKRWLDVLAEDFEDTMPTFQDSDEEEEDNEWCEWQEDNLDADETRVVCLLCDASEDNAQSLLEHMKTTHEFDLLKNVSDDKLNSYQRLRLINYIRKQNYHADCWVCQKTEFENPLALQKHILEHKPLSHLPDASIWDTEENLVPIFGNDHFLWMLESILEENEITCSSDDEGESEERFSKLVLESKSNTVEGVIAEDLPELSELNEDDLNALM